A stretch of Pseudomonas sp. 7SR1 DNA encodes these proteins:
- the rplW gene encoding 50S ribosomal protein L23 — protein MNQERVFKVLLGPHVSEKATVLADKKGQFVFKVATDATKLEIKKAVESLFSVKVERVTTLNVLGKSKRTARGLGKRNDWKKAVISLQPGQDLDFSSSAE, from the coding sequence ATGAACCAGGAACGCGTATTTAAAGTTCTGCTTGGCCCGCACGTTTCCGAGAAGGCTACGGTTCTGGCAGACAAGAAAGGCCAGTTCGTTTTCAAGGTTGCTACCGACGCAACCAAGCTGGAAATCAAGAAGGCCGTCGAAAGCCTGTTCAGCGTGAAAGTAGAGCGCGTGACTACCCTGAATGTTCTGGGTAAGAGCAAGCGCACTGCTCGCGGTCTGGGCAAGCGCAATGACTGGAAGAAGGCAGTTATCTCCCTTCAGCCAGGCCAAGATCTCGATTTCAGCAGCAGTGCTGAGTAA
- the rplD gene encoding 50S ribosomal protein L4: protein MQLNVNDAQAIEVSELTFGGEFNETLVHQAVVAYMAGGRQGSKQQKTRSDVSGGGKRPWRQKGTGRARAGTIRSPIWRGGGTTFAARPQDHSQKLNKKMYRAAMRSILAELVRTDRLVVVQDFAVEAPKTKDLLNKLNGMGLTDVLIVSDAVDQNLYLAARNLPHVDVRDVQGSDPVSLIAYDKVLITVSAVKKFEELLG, encoded by the coding sequence ATGCAATTAAATGTAAATGACGCTCAAGCGATCGAAGTTTCCGAACTGACATTTGGCGGCGAATTCAACGAGACGCTGGTTCACCAAGCAGTCGTGGCCTACATGGCTGGCGGCCGTCAAGGTAGCAAGCAGCAAAAGACCCGTTCCGACGTTTCCGGTGGCGGCAAGCGCCCATGGCGTCAGAAAGGTACTGGCCGTGCTCGTGCCGGTACTATCCGTAGCCCAATCTGGCGTGGCGGCGGTACCACTTTTGCAGCTCGTCCTCAGGATCACTCCCAAAAGCTGAACAAGAAGATGTATCGCGCAGCGATGCGTTCCATCCTTGCTGAGCTGGTGCGTACTGATCGTCTGGTCGTGGTTCAGGACTTCGCTGTCGAAGCACCGAAAACCAAAGATCTGCTGAACAAGCTCAATGGCATGGGTCTGACTGATGTCCTGATCGTGTCCGATGCTGTTGATCAGAACCTGTACCTGGCTGCTCGCAACCTGCCACACGTCGATGTTCGTGACGTGCAGGGTTCCGATCCGGTCAGTCTGATCGCATACGACAAGGTGTTGATCACCGTGTCGGCCGTGAAGAAATTCGAGGAGCTGCTGGGATGA
- the tuf gene encoding elongation factor Tu, which translates to MAKEKFERNKPHVNVGTIGHVDHGKTTLTAALTRVCSEVFGSAKVDFDKIDSAPEEKARGITINTAHVEYDSAVRHYAHVDCPGHADYVKNMITGAAQMDGAILVCSAADGPMPQTREHILLSRQVGVPYIVVFLNKADMVDDAELLELVEMEVRDLLSTYDFPGDDTPIIVGSALMALNGQDDNEMGTTAVKKLVETLDSYIPEPERAIDKPFLMPIEDVFSISGRGTVVTGRVERGIVRIQEEVEIVGLRDTQKTTCTGVEMFRKLLDEGRAGENCGVLLRGTKRDDVERGQVLVKPGTVKAHTKFTAEVYVLSKEEGGRHTPFFKGYRPQFYFRTTDVTGNCELPEGVEMVMPGDNIQMTVTLIKPIAMEDGLRFAIREGGRTVGAGVVAKVIE; encoded by the coding sequence GTGGCTAAAGAAAAATTTGAACGGAACAAACCGCACGTCAACGTTGGCACCATCGGTCACGTTGACCACGGTAAAACCACGCTGACCGCTGCTCTGACTCGTGTCTGCTCCGAAGTCTTCGGCTCGGCCAAGGTTGATTTCGACAAGATCGACAGCGCCCCTGAAGAGAAAGCTCGCGGTATCACCATCAACACCGCTCACGTTGAATACGATTCGGCCGTGCGTCACTACGCACACGTTGACTGCCCAGGTCACGCCGACTACGTAAAAAACATGATCACTGGTGCTGCCCAGATGGACGGCGCGATCCTGGTTTGCTCGGCCGCTGATGGTCCGATGCCGCAAACCCGTGAGCACATCCTGCTGTCCCGTCAGGTAGGCGTTCCGTACATCGTTGTCTTCCTGAACAAGGCTGACATGGTTGACGACGCTGAGCTGCTGGAACTGGTTGAGATGGAAGTGCGCGACCTGCTGAGCACTTACGACTTCCCAGGTGATGACACCCCGATCATCGTTGGTTCCGCGCTGATGGCCCTGAATGGCCAAGACGACAACGAAATGGGCACCACTGCTGTCAAGAAGCTGGTGGAAACTCTGGACAGCTACATCCCAGAGCCAGAGCGTGCTATCGACAAGCCGTTCCTGATGCCGATCGAAGACGTATTCTCGATCTCCGGTCGTGGTACCGTTGTGACTGGTCGTGTTGAGCGTGGCATCGTCCGTATCCAGGAAGAAGTTGAGATCGTTGGCCTGCGCGACACTCAGAAAACTACCTGCACCGGCGTTGAAATGTTCCGCAAGCTGCTGGACGAAGGTCGTGCTGGCGAGAACTGCGGCGTGCTGCTGCGTGGTACCAAGCGTGACGACGTAGAGCGTGGTCAGGTTCTGGTCAAGCCAGGCACCGTCAAGGCTCACACCAAGTTCACCGCAGAAGTTTACGTTCTGAGCAAGGAAGAAGGCGGTCGTCACACTCCGTTCTTCAAAGGCTACCGTCCACAGTTCTACTTCCGTACAACTGACGTGACTGGTAACTGCGAGCTGCCAGAAGGCGTTGAAATGGTAATGCCAGGTGACAACATCCAGATGACTGTCACCCTGATCAAGCCGATCGCGATGGAAGATGGTCTGCGTTTCGCTATCCGTGAAGGCGGTCGTACCGTCGGCGCTGGCGTCGTAGCCAAAGTCATCGAATAA
- the rpsG gene encoding 30S ribosomal protein S7, producing MPRRRVAAKREILDDPKYGSQILAKFMNHVMESGKKAVAERIVYGALDKVKERKNSDPLEIFEKALDAIAPLVEVKSRRVGGATYQVPVEVRPSRRNALAMRWLVDFARKRGEKSMALRLAGELLDAAEGKGAAVKKREDVHRMAEANKAFSHYRF from the coding sequence ATGCCAAGACGTCGCGTAGCAGCCAAACGTGAGATTCTGGACGATCCGAAATACGGAAGCCAGATTCTCGCCAAGTTCATGAACCACGTTATGGAAAGCGGCAAGAAAGCCGTTGCCGAGCGTATTGTTTATGGCGCACTGGACAAAGTTAAGGAACGCAAGAACAGCGATCCCCTGGAAATCTTCGAAAAAGCTCTCGACGCCATCGCTCCGCTGGTCGAAGTGAAGTCGCGCCGTGTAGGCGGTGCTACTTACCAGGTTCCGGTCGAAGTTCGTCCGTCCCGTCGTAACGCCCTGGCAATGCGCTGGTTGGTAGACTTCGCCCGCAAGCGCGGTGAGAAGTCCATGGCTCTGCGCTTGGCTGGCGAACTGTTGGACGCTGCTGAAGGTAAAGGTGCTGCAGTTAAGAAGCGTGAAGACGTGCACCGTATGGCTGAAGCCAACAAGGCTTTCTCGCACTACCGCTTCTAA
- the rpsL gene encoding 30S ribosomal protein S12 encodes MATINQLVRQPRKRIVEKSDVPALQNCPQRRGVCTRVYTTTPKKPNSALRKVCRVRLTNGFEVSSYIGGEGHNLQEHSVVLIRGGRVKDLPGVRYHTVRGSLDTSGVKGRNQGRSKYGTKRPK; translated from the coding sequence ATGGCAACTATCAACCAGCTGGTACGTCAGCCGCGTAAGCGTATCGTCGAGAAATCCGACGTGCCTGCGCTGCAGAACTGCCCGCAACGTCGTGGCGTATGCACCCGTGTGTATACCACCACGCCGAAAAAACCTAACTCGGCACTGCGTAAGGTATGCCGTGTGCGTCTGACCAACGGTTTCGAGGTTTCCTCGTACATCGGCGGTGAAGGCCACAACCTGCAGGAACACAGCGTGGTTCTGATCCGTGGCGGTCGTGTAAAAGACTTGCCAGGTGTTCGTTATCACACCGTTCGCGGCTCCTTGGATACCTCCGGCGTCAAAGGTCGTAACCAGGGTCGTTCGAAGTACGGTACCAAGCGTCCGAAGTAA
- the rplC gene encoding 50S ribosomal protein L3 has product MTIGVVGRKCGMTRIFTEEGVSIPVTVIEIEPNRVTQFKTEETDGYRAVQVTVGERRASRVTAAQAGHFAKANVAAGRTVMEFRLEEGEYQAGDLIKAEIFAAGQLVDVTGQSKGKGFQGTIKRWNFRGQDNTHGNSVSHRVPGSIGQCQTPGRVFKGKKMSGHMGAERVTVQSLEVVRVDAERNLLLVKGAVPGATGGNVVVRPAAKARG; this is encoded by the coding sequence ATGACTATTGGTGTAGTCGGTCGTAAATGCGGTATGACCCGTATTTTCACCGAAGAAGGTGTCTCCATTCCGGTCACGGTCATTGAGATCGAGCCGAATCGCGTCACCCAGTTCAAAACTGAAGAGACCGATGGCTATCGTGCAGTGCAAGTCACTGTCGGCGAGCGTCGTGCTTCGCGTGTAACAGCAGCTCAGGCTGGCCACTTCGCCAAGGCGAACGTTGCCGCTGGTCGTACCGTAATGGAATTCCGCCTTGAAGAAGGCGAGTACCAGGCCGGCGATCTGATCAAGGCCGAAATCTTCGCCGCTGGCCAACTGGTTGATGTAACCGGTCAGTCCAAGGGTAAAGGCTTCCAGGGTACGATCAAGCGTTGGAACTTCCGCGGGCAAGATAACACCCACGGTAACTCCGTATCCCACCGCGTCCCAGGCTCTATCGGCCAGTGCCAGACTCCTGGTCGTGTATTCAAGGGCAAGAAAATGTCCGGTCATATGGGCGCTGAGCGCGTGACCGTGCAGTCCCTGGAAGTAGTGCGCGTGGACGCTGAACGCAATCTGTTGTTGGTCAAGGGCGCTGTTCCTGGCGCTACTGGCGGCAACGTGGTTGTACGTCCAGCAGCCAAGGCTCGCGGTTAA
- the rpoC gene encoding DNA-directed RNA polymerase subunit beta', translating into MKDLLNLLKNQGQVEEFDAIRIGLASPEMIRSWSFGEVKKPETINYRTFKPERDGLFCAKIFGPVKDYECLCGKYKRLKHRGVICEKCGVEVALAKVRRERMAHIELASPVAHIWFLKSLPSRIGLLMDMTLRDIERVLYFESYVVIDPGMTTLEKGQLLNDEQYFEALEEFGDDFDARMGAEAVRELLHAIDLEHEIGRLREEIPQTNSETKIKKLSKRLKLMEAFQGSGNLPEWMVLTVLPVLPPDLRPLVPLDGGRFATSDLNDLYRRVINRNNRLKRLLDLSAPDIIVRNEKRMLQEAVDALLDNGRRGRAITGSNKRPLKSLADMIKGKQGRFRQNLLGKRVDYSGRSVITVGPTLRLHQCGLPKKMALELFKPFIFGKLEMRGLATTIKAAKKMVERELPEVWDVLAEVIREHPVLLNRAPTLHRLGIQAFEPVLIEGKAIQLHPLVCAAYNADFDGDQMAVHVPLTLEAQLEARALMMSTNNILSPANGEPIIVPSQDVVLGLYYMTREAINAKGEGRVFADLQEVDRVFRAGEAALHAKVKVRINETVNDRDGNSVTNTRIVDTTVGRALLFQVVPKGLSFDVVNLPMKKKAISKLINQCYRVVGLKETVIFADQLMYTGFAYSTISGVSIGVNDFVIPDEKARIIGTATEEVKEIESQYASGLVTQGEKYNKVIDLWSKANDEVSKAMMANLSKEKVIDRHGDEVEQESFNSMYMMADSGARGSAAQIRQLAGMRGLMAKPDGSIIETPITANFREGLSVLQYFISTHGARKGLADTALKTANSGYLTRRLVDVAQDLVVTEIDCGTEHGLLMTPHIEGGDVVEPLGERVLGRVIARDVFKPGTEDVIVPAGTLVDEKWVEFIELNSIDEVIVRSPISCETRYGICAKCYGRDLARGHQVNIGEAVGVIAAQSIGEPGTQLTMRTFHIGGAASRTSAADSVQVKNGGTVRLHNLKHVERVDGHLVAVSRSGELAIADDFGRERERYKLPYGAVISVKEGDKVDAGAIVAKWDPHTHPIVTEMKGTVTYVGMEEGITIKRQTDELTGMTNIEVLDVKDRPAAGKDIRPAVKMVDDNGKDLLLPGTDVIAQYFLPANALVGVADGARIAIGDVIARIPQETSKTRDITGGLPRVADLFEARRPKEASILAEVSGTIAFGKETKGKRRLVITPNDGSDPYEELIPKWRHLNVFEGEQVNRGEVISDGPSDPHDILRLLGVSALAKYIVNEIQDVYRLQGVKINDKHIETILRQMLRKVEITESGDSSFIKGDQMELTHVLVENERLAAEDKFVSKFTRVLLGITKASLSTESFISAASFQETTRVLTEAAVTGKRDYLRGLKENVVVGRLIPAGTGLAYHSERKRRRDADKPLRVSASEVEAALTEALNSSGN; encoded by the coding sequence TTGAAAGACCTACTGAATTTGCTGAAAAACCAGGGTCAAGTCGAAGAGTTCGACGCCATCCGTATCGGATTGGCCTCGCCTGAGATGATCCGTTCGTGGTCGTTCGGTGAAGTAAAAAAGCCGGAAACCATCAACTACCGTACGTTCAAGCCTGAGCGTGACGGCCTGTTCTGCGCCAAGATCTTTGGCCCGGTAAAGGACTACGAGTGCCTGTGCGGTAAGTACAAGCGCTTGAAGCATCGTGGCGTGATCTGCGAGAAGTGCGGCGTTGAAGTTGCGCTGGCAAAAGTTCGTCGTGAGCGCATGGCGCACATCGAGCTGGCGTCGCCGGTTGCCCATATCTGGTTCCTGAAGTCACTGCCGTCCCGTATCGGCCTGCTGATGGACATGACCCTGCGTGATATCGAGCGTGTTCTCTATTTCGAGAGCTATGTCGTTATCGATCCAGGCATGACCACCCTTGAAAAAGGTCAGCTGCTCAACGACGAGCAGTACTTCGAAGCGTTGGAAGAGTTCGGTGATGACTTCGATGCCCGCATGGGTGCCGAAGCTGTCCGTGAACTGCTGCACGCTATCGACCTGGAGCACGAGATTGGTCGCCTGCGTGAAGAGATTCCGCAAACCAACTCCGAAACCAAGATCAAGAAGCTGTCCAAGCGTCTGAAGTTGATGGAAGCTTTCCAGGGTTCCGGCAACCTGCCAGAGTGGATGGTGCTGACCGTTCTGCCGGTGCTGCCGCCAGATCTGCGTCCTCTGGTTCCGCTCGATGGCGGTCGTTTCGCGACTTCCGACCTCAACGACCTGTATCGTCGAGTGATCAACCGTAACAACCGTTTGAAGCGCCTGCTTGACCTGTCCGCCCCGGACATCATCGTGCGCAACGAAAAGCGTATGTTGCAGGAGGCGGTCGACGCGTTGCTCGACAACGGTCGTCGCGGCCGCGCTATCACCGGTTCCAACAAGCGTCCTCTGAAATCCCTGGCTGACATGATCAAGGGCAAGCAGGGTCGTTTCCGTCAGAACTTGCTCGGTAAGCGCGTTGACTACTCCGGTCGTTCGGTTATTACCGTTGGTCCGACCCTGCGCCTGCATCAGTGCGGCCTGCCTAAGAAAATGGCTCTGGAGCTGTTCAAGCCGTTCATTTTCGGCAAGCTGGAGATGCGTGGTCTCGCTACCACCATCAAAGCGGCCAAGAAGATGGTCGAGCGCGAGTTGCCAGAGGTCTGGGACGTTCTCGCCGAAGTAATTCGCGAACACCCCGTGCTGCTCAACCGTGCGCCGACCCTTCACCGTCTGGGTATCCAGGCGTTCGAACCAGTACTGATCGAAGGTAAGGCTATTCAGCTGCACCCGCTGGTCTGTGCTGCGTACAACGCCGACTTCGACGGCGACCAGATGGCCGTTCACGTACCGCTGACGCTGGAAGCCCAGCTCGAAGCGCGTGCGCTGATGATGTCGACCAACAACATCCTGTCGCCCGCCAACGGTGAGCCAATCATCGTTCCTTCGCAGGACGTTGTATTGGGTCTCTATTACATGACTCGTGAAGCGATCAACGCCAAGGGCGAAGGTCGTGTGTTCGCGGACCTGCAGGAAGTTGACCGCGTGTTCCGTGCTGGCGAAGCCGCACTGCACGCCAAGGTCAAGGTTCGCATCAACGAAACCGTGAACGATCGCGATGGCAACAGCGTGACCAACACTCGTATCGTCGACACTACTGTCGGCCGTGCGCTGTTGTTCCAGGTTGTGCCGAAAGGTCTGTCCTTCGACGTCGTCAACCTGCCAATGAAGAAAAAGGCGATCTCCAAGCTGATCAACCAGTGCTATCGCGTGGTTGGTCTGAAAGAGACCGTGATCTTCGCTGACCAGCTGATGTATACCGGTTTCGCCTATTCGACCATTTCCGGTGTCTCCATCGGTGTTAACGACTTCGTTATCCCGGATGAAAAGGCCCGCATCATCGGTACCGCTACCGAAGAAGTGAAAGAGATCGAAAGTCAGTACGCCTCCGGCCTGGTAACCCAGGGCGAGAAGTACAACAAGGTGATCGACCTGTGGTCCAAGGCCAACGATGAAGTATCCAAGGCGATGATGGCCAACCTCTCGAAAGAGAAAGTCATCGATCGGCATGGCGACGAAGTCGAGCAGGAATCTTTCAACTCGATGTACATGATGGCCGACTCGGGCGCGCGGGGTTCTGCTGCGCAGATTCGTCAGCTCGCCGGTATGCGTGGTCTGATGGCCAAGCCGGACGGCTCCATCATCGAGACGCCAATCACCGCGAACTTCCGTGAGGGCTTGAGCGTACTCCAGTACTTCATCTCCACTCACGGTGCTCGTAAGGGTCTTGCGGATACCGCGTTGAAAACGGCGAACTCCGGTTACCTGACTCGTCGTCTGGTAGACGTTGCGCAGGATCTGGTTGTGACCGAGATCGATTGCGGCACCGAGCATGGCCTGCTCATGACCCCTCACATTGAAGGTGGTGATGTTGTAGAGCCGTTGGGTGAGCGCGTATTGGGTCGTGTAATTGCCCGTGATGTGTTCAAGCCAGGTACCGAGGACGTCATCGTTCCTGCCGGTACTCTGGTCGACGAAAAGTGGGTCGAATTCATCGAGCTCAACAGCATCGACGAAGTGATCGTGCGTTCGCCGATCAGCTGCGAAACCCGCTACGGCATCTGCGCCAAGTGCTACGGTCGCGACCTGGCTCGTGGTCACCAGGTGAACATCGGTGAAGCAGTCGGCGTTATCGCTGCCCAATCCATCGGTGAGCCGGGTACCCAGCTGACGATGCGTACGTTCCACATCGGTGGTGCTGCAAGCCGGACCTCCGCGGCCGACAGTGTCCAGGTGAAGAATGGCGGTACTGTCCGCCTGCACAACCTGAAGCACGTCGAGCGAGTGGACGGTCATCTGGTTGCCGTATCGCGTTCCGGCGAGCTGGCGATCGCTGACGACTTCGGTCGTGAGCGTGAGCGCTACAAGCTGCCGTACGGTGCCGTGATTTCGGTCAAGGAAGGTGACAAGGTCGACGCTGGCGCCATCGTCGCCAAGTGGGATCCGCACACTCACCCAATCGTCACCGAGATGAAAGGTACCGTGACCTATGTGGGCATGGAAGAGGGCATCACGATCAAGCGTCAGACCGACGAATTGACCGGTATGACCAACATCGAAGTGCTCGATGTCAAAGACCGTCCAGCTGCCGGCAAGGACATCCGTCCTGCCGTGAAGATGGTCGACGACAACGGCAAGGACCTGTTGCTGCCAGGTACTGACGTAATCGCCCAGTACTTCCTGCCCGCCAACGCCCTGGTCGGTGTTGCGGACGGCGCGCGGATCGCGATCGGTGACGTTATCGCTCGTATCCCGCAGGAAACTTCGAAAACCCGTGACATCACCGGTGGTCTGCCGCGTGTTGCCGACCTGTTCGAAGCCCGTCGTCCGAAGGAAGCTTCGATTCTGGCTGAAGTCAGCGGCACCATCGCGTTCGGTAAGGAGACCAAGGGCAAGCGCCGTCTGGTCATTACTCCGAACGACGGTAGCGATCCGTACGAAGAGTTGATTCCGAAGTGGCGTCACCTGAACGTCTTCGAAGGCGAACAGGTAAACCGCGGCGAAGTTATCTCCGACGGTCCGAGCGATCCTCACGACATCCTGCGTCTGCTGGGCGTGAGTGCGCTGGCCAAGTACATCGTGAACGAGATCCAGGACGTTTATCGTCTGCAAGGCGTGAAGATCAACGACAAGCACATCGAGACCATCCTGCGTCAGATGCTGCGTAAAGTTGAGATCACCGAGTCCGGCGATTCCAGCTTCATCAAGGGCGACCAGATGGAACTGACTCACGTGCTGGTGGAGAACGAGCGTCTGGCGGCCGAAGACAAGTTCGTCTCCAAGTTCACTCGTGTGCTGCTGGGTATCACCAAGGCATCGCTGTCCACCGAATCGTTCATCTCGGCGGCTTCCTTCCAGGAAACCACTCGAGTACTGACCGAGGCGGCGGTTACCGGCAAGCGCGACTACCTGCGCGGCCTGAAAGAAAACGTGGTCGTGGGGCGTCTGATCCCGGCTGGTACAGGTTTGGCCTATCACAGTGAGCGTAAGCGTCGCCGTGATGCAGACAAGCCACTGCGCGTAAGCGCCAGTGAAGTGGAAGCTGCACTGACCGAAGCGTTGAACTCGAGTGGTAACTGA
- the rpsJ gene encoding 30S ribosomal protein S10: protein MQNQQIRIRLKAFDHRLIDQSTQEIVETAKRTGAQVRGPIPLPTRKERFTVLVSPHVNKDARDQYEIRTHKRVLDIVQPTDKTVDALMKLDLAAGVEVQISLG, encoded by the coding sequence ATGCAAAATCAGCAAATCCGTATCAGGTTGAAGGCTTTTGACCATCGCCTGATCGACCAATCCACCCAGGAAATCGTGGAAACCGCGAAGCGTACTGGTGCTCAAGTGCGTGGTCCAATTCCACTGCCTACCCGTAAAGAGCGGTTCACCGTTCTGGTCTCCCCGCACGTCAACAAAGACGCGCGTGACCAGTACGAGATCCGTACTCATAAGCGCGTTCTGGACATCGTCCAGCCAACGGATAAAACCGTTGATGCACTTATGAAGCTCGATCTTGCGGCCGGTGTGGAAGTGCAGATCAGCCTCGGCTAA
- the fusA gene encoding elongation factor G translates to MARTTPINRYRNIGIVAHVDAGKTTTTERVLFYTGKSHKMGEVHDGAATTDWMVQEQERGITITSAAITAFWKGSEKQYPHEHRFNVIDTPGHVDFTIEVERSLRVLDGAVVVFCGTSGVEPQSETVWRQANKYGVPRLVYVNKMDRAGANFLRVIGQIKQRLGHTPVPIQLAIGSEDNFQGQIDLINMQAVYWNDSDKGMVPVRKEIPAELLEEAEQWRSNMVEAAAEASEELMNKYLEGEELTNEEIKAALRQRTIAGEIVLAVCGSSFKNKGVPLVLDAVIDFLPAPTDIPAIKGSNPDNEEEEMERHASDDEPFAALAFKIATDPFVGTLTFVRVYSGVLASGDGVINSVKGKKERVGRMVQMHANAREEIKEVRAGDIAALIGMKDVTTGETLCNAEKPIILVRMDFPEPVISVAVEPKTKDDQEKMGIALGKLAQEDPSFRVKTDEETGQTIISGMGELHLDILVDRMRREFNVEANIGKPQVSYRERITKSCEIEGKFVRQSGGRGQFGHCWIRFAPADEGQEGLQFLNEVVGGVVPKEYIPAIQKGIEEQMKNGVVAGYPLIGLKATVFDGSYHDVDSNEMAFKVAASMATKQLAQKGGGELLEPIMAVEVVTPEDYMGDVMGDLNRRRGMILGMEDTVSGKVIRAEVPLGEMFGYATDVRSMSQGRASYSMEFKKYNTAPSHIVETVTKKQG, encoded by the coding sequence ATGGCTCGTACTACACCGATTAATCGCTACCGTAACATCGGTATCGTTGCTCACGTGGATGCTGGTAAGACCACCACCACCGAGCGCGTCCTTTTTTACACTGGCAAAAGTCACAAAATGGGCGAGGTGCATGATGGCGCCGCGACCACAGACTGGATGGTGCAGGAGCAGGAGCGTGGTATTACCATTACTTCTGCTGCGATCACCGCCTTCTGGAAAGGTTCTGAGAAGCAGTACCCGCACGAGCATCGCTTCAACGTTATCGATACCCCGGGCCACGTAGACTTCACCATTGAGGTTGAGCGTTCCCTGCGTGTGCTCGACGGCGCGGTAGTTGTGTTCTGTGGTACTTCGGGTGTTGAGCCCCAGTCGGAAACCGTATGGCGTCAGGCCAACAAGTACGGTGTTCCGCGTCTTGTTTATGTAAACAAGATGGACCGTGCTGGTGCCAACTTCCTGCGTGTGATCGGTCAGATCAAGCAGCGCTTGGGTCACACTCCGGTGCCGATCCAGCTGGCTATCGGTTCCGAAGACAACTTCCAGGGTCAGATCGATCTGATCAACATGCAAGCGGTCTACTGGAACGATTCCGACAAGGGCATGGTCCCTGTTCGCAAGGAAATTCCTGCTGAGCTGTTGGAAGAAGCCGAGCAATGGCGCAGCAACATGGTTGAGGCTGCGGCCGAAGCCAGCGAAGAGCTGATGAACAAGTACCTCGAAGGCGAAGAGCTCACCAACGAGGAAATCAAGGCCGCTCTGCGTCAGCGTACTATCGCTGGTGAGATCGTTCTGGCTGTTTGCGGTTCTTCCTTCAAAAACAAGGGCGTTCCCCTGGTTCTTGACGCCGTTATCGACTTCCTGCCTGCTCCAACCGACATTCCTGCTATCAAGGGTTCCAACCCGGATAACGAGGAAGAGGAAATGGAGCGTCACGCAAGTGACGACGAGCCGTTCGCGGCTCTGGCGTTCAAGATCGCTACCGACCCATTCGTGGGTACCTTGACCTTTGTTCGAGTCTACTCGGGCGTGTTGGCCTCCGGCGACGGCGTGATCAACTCGGTAAAAGGCAAGAAAGAGCGCGTGGGTCGTATGGTGCAGATGCACGCAAACGCCCGTGAAGAGATCAAGGAAGTACGCGCTGGCGACATCGCGGCCTTGATTGGCATGAAGGATGTCACCACTGGTGAAACTTTGTGCAACGCTGAGAAGCCGATCATCCTGGTTCGCATGGACTTCCCGGAGCCGGTTATTTCGGTTGCCGTTGAGCCTAAGACCAAGGACGACCAGGAAAAAATGGGTATCGCTCTGGGCAAGCTTGCTCAGGAAGACCCGTCTTTCCGCGTCAAGACCGATGAAGAGACTGGTCAGACGATCATCTCCGGCATGGGCGAGTTGCACCTGGACATCCTGGTTGACCGGATGCGCCGTGAGTTCAACGTCGAAGCCAACATCGGTAAGCCTCAGGTTTCCTATCGTGAGCGCATCACGAAGAGCTGTGAAATCGAAGGCAAGTTCGTTCGCCAGTCCGGCGGTCGTGGCCAGTTCGGTCACTGCTGGATCCGTTTTGCACCGGCTGACGAAGGTCAGGAAGGTCTGCAATTCCTGAACGAAGTCGTAGGTGGTGTGGTTCCTAAGGAATACATCCCGGCGATCCAGAAAGGTATCGAAGAGCAGATGAAGAACGGCGTTGTCGCCGGCTATCCGCTGATCGGCCTGAAGGCAACTGTGTTCGATGGTTCTTACCATGACGTCGACTCCAACGAGATGGCGTTTAAGGTGGCTGCCTCCATGGCAACCAAGCAGCTGGCCCAGAAGGGTGGTGGTGAGTTGCTTGAGCCGATCATGGCGGTGGAAGTCGTTACGCCTGAAGACTACATGGGTGATGTCATGGGCGACCTTAACCGTCGTCGTGGCATGATTCTGGGTATGGAAGATACGGTTTCCGGCAAAGTGATTCGCGCTGAGGTTCCGTTGGGTGAAATGTTCGGTTACGCAACCGACGTTCGTTCCATGTCTCAGGGTCGCGCAAGCTACTCTATGGAATTCAAAAAATACAACACAGCTCCGTCGCATATCGTCGAGACTGTTACCAAAAAGCAAGGCTGA